A section of the Apodemus sylvaticus chromosome 10, mApoSyl1.1, whole genome shotgun sequence genome encodes:
- the LOC127694504 gene encoding olfactory receptor 1361-like → MGSTNQSSVSEFLLLGLSRQTEQQQQLLFLLFLIMYLAIVLGNLLIILAISTDSRLHTPMYFFLSNLSFVDVCFSSTTVPKVLANHILGSQIISFSECLTQLYFLCMLADMDNFLLAVMAYDRFVAICHPLHYTAKMTHQLCALLVVGSWVVANLNALLHTLLMTRLSFCGDNIIPHVFCDAAPLLKLSCSDTYLNDLIILTEGTMIMVTPFVCILVSYILIACAVLRVSSTGGKWKTFSTCSSHLAVVFLFYGTIISLYFNPSSSHSAGEDMAAAMMYTVVTPMLNPFIYSLRNRDMKGALRKVLTMRFPSQQYF, encoded by the coding sequence ATGGGAAGCACCAACCAGTCAAGTGTCTCTGAGTTCCTCCTCCTGGGACTCTCCAGGCagacagagcagcagcagcagctcctcttcctgctcttcctcatcATGTACCTGGCCATTGTCCTGGGAAACCTGCTCATCATCCTGGCCATCAGCACCGACTCCCGcctgcacacccccatgtacttcttcctcagcaacCTGTCCTTTGTGGATGTCTGCTTCTCCTCCACCACTGTCCCCAAGGTACTGGCCAACCATATACTTGGGAGTCAAATAATTTCCTTCTCTGAATGTCTCACACAGCTGTATTTTCTCTGTATGCTTGCTGACATGGACAATTTCCTGCTGGctgtgatggcctatgaccgctttGTGGCCATATGCCACCCTTTACACTACACAGCAAAGATGACACATCAGCTCTGTGCCCTTCTTGTTGTTGGGTCATGGGTGGTAGCCAACCTGAATGCTCTGTTGCACACACTGCTCATGACTCGACTCTCCTTTTGTGGGGACAACATCATCCCTCACGTCTTCTGTGATGCAGCTCCCCTCCTGAAACTCTCCTGCTCAGATACATATCTCAATGACCTGATTATTCTTACAGAGGGAACAATGATCATGGTCACTCCATTTGTTTGCATCCTTGTGTCTTATATCCTTATTGCTTGTGCTGTCCTGAGAGTCTCATCCACAGGAGGAAAATGGAAAACCTTCTCCACTTGTAGCTCCCACCTGGCTGTGGTCTTCCTCTTCTATGGCACCATCATATCCCTGTATTTCAACCCTTCATCCTCTCACTCAGCTGGGGAGGACATGGCAGCTGCCATGATGTACACAGTGGTGACCCCCATGCTGAACCctttcatctacagcctgaggaacagggACATGAAAGGGGCTTTAAGGAAAGTGCTTACCATGAGATTTCCATCTCAGCAGTATTTTTGA